One part of the Roseomonas gilardii genome encodes these proteins:
- a CDS encoding ArnT family glycosyltransferase yields MQHLLDRLPETRRPRLLLSLLCLLLWLPGFFTLPPGDRDESRFAQASRQMVESGDWVRIRVQDEERNKKPVGIYWAQAGAVTALQAVGIPAQGRIWAYRIPSALGAWLAVLATFQFGRALVGRRAAFLGAALLAASILLCVEVHIAKTDAALLATVAASMGLMGRAYLSPGTFTPRQAAGFWLALGAGILLKGPIGPMVPLLAGITLAVADRRAPWLRALRPGWGVPLMLLLCVPWLVAIGVATQGRFFSEAVGNDMLAKVGSGEEAHGAPPGTYLLIFGLTAFPGAFLVLRALAGAWASRLQPGTRFLLAWAAPTWIVFEAVSTKLPHYVLPAFPALMLLAGAWAMDPLRRPAPRWLAGLGWAALVVVAAGLAVAPSVVFWLSDRRVDPFALLAIPAAAVLVWRVLHHARGGRAGAEDRVPVGNVASLAAASGAGAGMSGRGNGHPPRSARPAPRPAGGARGGAQGWSQGWPRAALAAVLWSIPLQWIVMQATLPRLEAPWVAPHLAQAVAEAGRGIPGGLPPERVGLLGFHEPSAIFSLGTRVALLDSGQAAVAFLAAGRNAGETRLVAVEAREAPAFQAAMAAAGLQAHEAGTVEGYNYTRGRRVRLALVTVAP; encoded by the coding sequence GTGCAGCATCTCCTCGACAGGCTGCCGGAAACGCGGCGGCCCCGGCTGTTGCTGAGCCTTCTCTGCCTGCTCCTCTGGCTTCCCGGCTTCTTCACCCTGCCACCCGGTGACCGGGACGAGAGCCGCTTCGCCCAGGCCTCCCGCCAGATGGTGGAAAGCGGCGACTGGGTGCGCATCCGCGTGCAGGACGAGGAACGCAACAAGAAGCCCGTCGGCATCTACTGGGCCCAGGCCGGGGCGGTCACGGCGCTGCAGGCGGTGGGCATCCCGGCCCAGGGCAGGATCTGGGCCTACCGCATCCCCTCCGCCCTGGGGGCCTGGCTGGCGGTGCTGGCGACATTCCAGTTCGGCCGGGCGCTGGTCGGGCGGCGCGCGGCCTTCCTCGGCGCGGCGCTGCTGGCCGCCAGCATCCTGCTCTGCGTCGAGGTGCACATCGCCAAGACCGACGCGGCGCTGCTCGCCACGGTGGCGGCCTCGATGGGGCTGATGGGGCGGGCCTATCTCTCGCCCGGCACCTTCACCCCCCGGCAGGCCGCCGGCTTCTGGCTGGCGCTGGGGGCGGGCATCCTGCTCAAGGGGCCGATCGGGCCGATGGTGCCGCTGCTGGCCGGCATCACCCTGGCCGTGGCCGACCGGCGCGCGCCCTGGCTGCGGGCGCTGCGCCCCGGTTGGGGCGTGCCGCTGATGCTGCTGCTCTGCGTGCCCTGGCTGGTGGCGATCGGCGTGGCCACCCAGGGCCGCTTCTTCTCCGAGGCCGTGGGCAACGACATGCTGGCCAAGGTCGGCTCGGGCGAGGAGGCGCATGGCGCGCCGCCCGGCACCTACCTGCTGATCTTCGGCCTGACCGCCTTTCCCGGTGCCTTCCTGGTGCTGCGCGCCCTGGCGGGAGCCTGGGCCTCCCGCCTCCAGCCCGGCACGCGCTTCCTGCTTGCCTGGGCGGCGCCGACCTGGATCGTCTTCGAGGCGGTTTCCACCAAGCTGCCACACTACGTCCTTCCGGCCTTCCCGGCGCTGATGCTGCTGGCCGGGGCCTGGGCGATGGACCCGCTGCGCCGCCCGGCGCCGCGCTGGCTGGCCGGGCTGGGCTGGGCCGCCCTGGTGGTGGTGGCCGCCGGGCTGGCGGTGGCGCCTTCGGTGGTGTTCTGGCTGTCCGACCGGCGGGTGGACCCCTTCGCCCTGCTCGCCATCCCGGCGGCGGCGGTGCTGGTCTGGCGCGTGCTGCACCATGCCCGTGGCGGCAGGGCTGGCGCGGAGGACCGCGTGCCCGTTGGGAACGTCGCCAGCCTCGCGGCTGCCTCCGGTGCCGGTGCGGGCATGTCCGGGCGCGGGAACGGCCATCCGCCGCGCTCCGCGCGCCCGGCGCCACGGCCCGCTGGAGGGGCCCGAGGTGGTGCCCAGGGTTGGAGCCAGGGCTGGCCGCGCGCCGCCCTGGCGGCCGTGCTCTGGTCGATCCCCCTGCAATGGATCGTGATGCAGGCCACCCTCCCCCGGCTGGAGGCCCCCTGGGTGGCACCGCACTTGGCCCAGGCCGTGGCCGAGGCGGGGCGGGGCATCCCCGGCGGGTTGCCGCCGGAACGCGTGGGGCTGCTCGGCTTCCATGAGCCTTCCGCCATCTTCTCGCTGGGCACGCGCGTCGCCCTGCTGGACAGTGGCCAGGCGGCGGTGGCCTTCCTGGCGGCCGGGCGCAATGCGGGGGAGACGCGGCTCGTGGCCGTCGAGGCCCGCGAGGCGCCGGCCTTCCAGGCCGCCATGGCCGCGGCCGGGCTGCAGGCGCATGAGGCCGGAACCGTGGAGGGCTACAACTACACGCGCGGGCGGCGGGTGCGCCTCGCCCTGGTGACCGTGGCGCCCTGA
- a CDS encoding transcription antitermination factor NusB encodes MPLNPTRDTAATLLTAVLERHRPLEEALDALPPLEPRDRAAAHRLASHVLRRLGTIDALLEPWLRREPPAPARLALRIGTADLILLGTPPHAAVSAAVGLAPKPLAGLVNAVLRRVAEAGPAALEGLDSERLDTPGWLWSSWHAAYGPAVRAIARAHREPAPLDLSLMPGATPPEGGEMLSTGTLRFPAGTRFSDLPGAGEARFWAQDAAAALPARLLAARPGERVADLGAAPGGKTAQLAAAGAKVTAVEKDAKRAGRLGENLRRLGLEAELAVADVLDWAPAERFDAILLDAPCTATGTMRRHPDVPFLKRASDVAPLADLQRRMLAAAARQLKPGGRLVFATCSLQPEEGEAHLATAATLGLEPDPVRPEELPGLAEAVTRDGAVRTRPDLWPERGGLDGFFAARFVARG; translated from the coding sequence ATGCCACTCAATCCGACCCGAGACACCGCAGCGACGCTGCTGACCGCCGTGCTGGAACGCCACCGCCCGCTGGAGGAGGCGCTGGACGCGCTGCCGCCGCTGGAGCCGCGCGACCGGGCCGCCGCGCACCGCCTCGCCTCCCATGTGCTGCGCCGCCTGGGCACGATCGACGCGCTGCTGGAGCCCTGGCTGCGGCGGGAGCCGCCGGCGCCGGCGCGGCTGGCGCTGCGCATCGGCACGGCGGACCTGATCCTGCTCGGCACGCCGCCCCATGCCGCCGTCTCCGCCGCGGTGGGGCTGGCGCCGAAGCCGCTGGCGGGGCTGGTGAACGCCGTGCTGCGCCGCGTGGCCGAGGCCGGGCCGGCGGCGCTGGAAGGGCTGGATTCCGAGCGCTTGGACACGCCGGGCTGGCTCTGGAGCTCCTGGCACGCTGCCTATGGCCCGGCGGTGCGCGCCATCGCCCGCGCGCATCGCGAGCCCGCGCCGCTGGACCTCAGCCTGATGCCGGGCGCCACCCCGCCGGAGGGCGGCGAGATGCTTTCCACCGGGACGCTGCGCTTTCCCGCCGGCACCCGTTTCTCGGACCTGCCCGGGGCGGGCGAGGCGCGGTTCTGGGCACAGGACGCCGCCGCCGCCCTGCCGGCACGCCTGCTGGCGGCCCGGCCGGGCGAGCGGGTGGCCGATCTCGGCGCCGCGCCGGGCGGCAAGACGGCGCAGCTCGCCGCCGCCGGGGCGAAGGTCACGGCGGTGGAGAAGGATGCGAAGCGCGCCGGCCGCCTGGGCGAGAACCTGCGCCGCCTGGGGCTGGAGGCGGAGCTGGCGGTCGCGGACGTGCTGGACTGGGCGCCGGCGGAGCGGTTCGACGCCATCCTGCTGGACGCGCCCTGCACCGCCACGGGCACCATGCGCCGGCACCCCGACGTGCCCTTCCTGAAGCGTGCTTCGGACGTGGCGCCGCTGGCCGACCTGCAACGCCGGATGCTGGCGGCGGCGGCGCGGCAGTTGAAGCCCGGCGGGCGGCTGGTCTTCGCCACCTGCTCCCTGCAGCCGGAGGAAGGCGAGGCACATCTGGCCACGGCCGCCACGCTGGGGCTGGAGCCCGATCCGGTGCGGCCGGAGGAACTGCCCGGCCTCGCCGAAGCCGTCACGCGGGATGGCGCGGTGCGGACCCGGCCCGATCTGTGGCCGGAACGCGGCGGGCTGGACGGGTTCTTCGCCGCCCGCTTCGTGGCCAGGGGCTGA
- a CDS encoding pyridoxamine 5'-phosphate oxidase family protein, with translation MAETRTDRDAQNKVWDMIRHIKVATMVTLDAQGHFRGRPMWAQQESFDTTLWFFARKDSPVVREIAADARVLLAYAEPGKQDYVSLSGEAKSFTDVAKQKELWSEGMRAWFPEGPEDPSLTLIAVEVAGAEYWDAPSSKMLHAYGYVKAMATGKPPQGGENAKVSFA, from the coding sequence ATGGCCGAGACCCGCACCGACCGGGATGCCCAGAACAAGGTCTGGGACATGATCCGGCACATCAAGGTGGCGACCATGGTGACGCTGGACGCCCAGGGCCATTTCCGCGGCCGGCCGATGTGGGCGCAGCAGGAGAGCTTCGACACCACTCTGTGGTTCTTCGCCCGCAAGGACTCCCCCGTGGTGCGGGAGATCGCCGCCGATGCGCGGGTGCTGCTCGCCTATGCCGAGCCGGGCAAGCAGGACTATGTCAGCCTTTCCGGGGAGGCGAAGAGCTTCACCGATGTCGCGAAGCAGAAGGAACTCTGGAGCGAAGGCATGCGCGCCTGGTTCCCGGAAGGGCCGGAGGACCCCTCGCTCACGCTCATCGCGGTGGAGGTGGCGGGCGCCGAGTACTGGGACGCGCCATCCTCCAAGATGCTGCACGCCTATGGCTATGTGAAGGCCATGGCCACGGGCAAGCCGCCCCAGGGCGGCGAGAACGCCAAGGTCAGCTTCGCCTGA
- a CDS encoding GNAT family N-acetyltransferase, with translation MDAQIAVTDSPAEAERETVLRGLIAFNTERAGPLEMRPLAVILRDPGTGQPLGGLIGRTARDWFFVEMFHLPEEARGQGTGRRILIAAEEEAVRRGCRYAWLDTFSFQARGFYEKLGYSVFGTLEDYPAGHSRYFLRKTLGREPRSEAG, from the coding sequence ATGGATGCCCAGATCGCCGTCACCGACTCGCCGGCCGAGGCCGAGCGCGAAACCGTCCTCCGGGGGCTGATCGCCTTCAACACGGAACGCGCCGGGCCGCTGGAGATGCGCCCCCTGGCCGTGATCCTGCGCGACCCGGGGACGGGCCAGCCTCTGGGCGGGCTGATCGGCCGCACCGCCCGGGACTGGTTCTTCGTGGAGATGTTCCACCTGCCGGAGGAAGCCCGCGGCCAGGGCACCGGCCGCCGCATCCTGATCGCGGCGGAGGAGGAGGCGGTGCGGCGCGGTTGCCGCTACGCCTGGCTCGACACCTTCAGCTTCCAGGCGCGGGGCTTCTACGAGAAGCTCGGCTACAGCGTCTTCGGCACGCTGGAGGATTATCCGGCCGGCCATTCCCGCTACTTCCTGCGCAAGACCCTCGGCCGCGAGCCCCGGAGCGAAGCGGGCTGA